Proteins encoded within one genomic window of Formosa agariphila KMM 3901:
- a CDS encoding SusC/RagA family TonB-linked outer membrane protein produces MKPKIKRNCTFSGLAFILMLLFSSFTVNNLNAQSEVTGTIMGEDGIPIPGVNVIQKGTKNGTVTDFDGRYSVTLVPGQLVLVYSYIGYETQEVPIKSRKVIDLTLKAELQSLDEVVVIGYGEQKRADVIGAVGSVDSEELSSVSPVDALQGIQGRVAGVQVTTNGGPGGDSEIIIRGISTFGAGSSPLYVVDGQQVNDITNINPADIESMDILKDGASAAIYGSKSANGVVLITTKQGKPGFPKMTVDYISSVSFLNNLVPVSNTRQWNKFESLRTGSTDASGQVEDSLGIRSQLVVDVQDAIKQLGVKNQVNLAFSGGGEKSKFYWNTGYLDETGIVKGSGYNRITSNLKIDFDLNKFITAGTRMTGTYQMQDGINEGSVFRNLSYRQPNVLLVDFDGSYIRERYARNNPLARAELQVNDNRQFSSTIFNYISVKLAPGLTFKTTLGFNYRNQKLNQFNPQETVNIDNGKINGRERVNTFYDFQNENFFNYNKTFNDKHTVTGLAGFSIQRWWYEYSDLNAIEFNNDYIQTFNNVKEYNLNTTGTDATTHALSSLYARIGYDYKSKYLITASIRRDGSSRFGENRIWGNFPAIQLGWKISEENFMKSLGFINLLKLRASYAITGNERIGDFESIALYNPGFFYNSVNGFAPVQLGNGDLGWEETAQQNYGIDLSLFKRRLNVSVDRYVKTTDDLLYNVPIPQETGFSNIRANIGSVENRGWEVSIAAKPIRNERFTWTTSFNFSYNENEVLELADEDGFETGGYLIEEGESLGNMYGYKNLGVFQYDESNAFTPDGIRLTPNFDANQNFVNYTLNGQAYNGDIERLKFANKVLRGGDIIFQDQNGDFNIDAANDRTIIGNGLSDFAGGFSNRFDYNGFFFSFLFNYNFGNDIYRDYDHIRDKASNAVYAPSPDRIDGAWVNPGDITKYPSLEVSRANNRSGYESNYVSSADFISLRNIQLGYSFNPDTLNKLGFINRLSLNASINNVFMFTNYEGYNPELGNRGNALEPGWDSLRYPNQTEIVIGLNVEF; encoded by the coding sequence ATGAAACCAAAAATTAAAAGAAATTGTACTTTTTCTGGTTTAGCTTTTATATTAATGTTGCTATTTTCCAGTTTTACAGTTAACAATTTAAACGCGCAAAGCGAGGTGACCGGAACTATTATGGGAGAGGATGGAATTCCTATCCCTGGTGTAAATGTGATTCAGAAAGGTACTAAAAATGGAACTGTGACAGACTTTGACGGTCGTTATTCTGTTACACTCGTTCCAGGGCAATTAGTATTAGTGTATTCATATATAGGTTATGAAACTCAAGAAGTACCAATAAAATCTAGAAAAGTTATTGATTTAACGCTTAAAGCTGAATTACAAAGCTTAGATGAAGTAGTTGTTATTGGGTATGGAGAACAGAAAAGAGCAGATGTTATTGGAGCAGTTGGGTCTGTAGATTCCGAAGAGTTAAGTAGTGTATCTCCTGTAGATGCCTTACAAGGTATTCAGGGGCGTGTTGCTGGTGTACAGGTAACCACTAATGGTGGACCTGGTGGGGATTCTGAAATTATTATTCGTGGGATTTCTACTTTTGGTGCGGGGTCATCGCCCTTGTATGTTGTAGATGGACAACAAGTAAATGATATTACTAATATTAACCCAGCCGATATTGAAAGTATGGATATCCTAAAGGATGGAGCATCTGCAGCCATTTATGGGTCTAAATCGGCAAATGGGGTTGTATTAATAACAACTAAACAAGGTAAACCTGGTTTTCCAAAGATGACTGTAGATTATATTAGTTCTGTAAGTTTCTTAAATAATTTGGTTCCTGTGTCTAATACTAGACAATGGAATAAATTTGAGTCTTTAAGAACAGGTAGTACAGACGCTTCAGGTCAAGTAGAAGATTCTTTAGGAATTAGAAGTCAATTAGTAGTTGATGTTCAGGACGCTATAAAACAGTTAGGTGTAAAAAACCAAGTTAACTTAGCATTTAGTGGTGGTGGAGAGAAATCGAAATTCTACTGGAATACAGGATATTTGGATGAAACAGGTATTGTAAAAGGTAGTGGTTATAACAGAATTACATCTAATTTAAAAATAGACTTCGATTTAAATAAGTTTATAACCGCTGGTACGCGTATGACAGGTACGTATCAAATGCAGGACGGTATTAATGAAGGAAGTGTTTTTCGTAATTTATCTTACAGACAGCCTAATGTATTATTGGTAGATTTTGATGGCTCTTATATTAGAGAACGTTATGCAAGAAATAACCCTTTGGCTAGAGCAGAACTGCAGGTAAATGATAATAGACAGTTTAGTTCTACTATATTTAACTACATAAGTGTAAAATTGGCACCTGGATTAACGTTTAAAACTACCTTAGGATTTAATTATAGAAACCAAAAACTAAATCAATTTAACCCTCAAGAAACGGTTAATATAGATAATGGTAAGATAAATGGTAGAGAAAGAGTAAATACGTTTTACGATTTTCAAAACGAAAACTTTTTTAACTATAACAAAACCTTTAATGATAAGCATACTGTTACTGGCTTAGCAGGTTTTTCAATTCAAAGATGGTGGTATGAATACTCAGACTTAAATGCCATCGAATTTAATAACGATTATATCCAAACATTTAATAATGTTAAAGAATATAATTTAAACACTACAGGAACAGATGCAACCACGCATGCATTGTCTTCCTTATATGCTAGAATTGGTTACGATTATAAAAGCAAATATTTAATAACAGCATCTATTCGTAGAGATGGTTCTTCTCGATTTGGTGAAAATCGTATTTGGGGAAATTTTCCAGCTATTCAGTTAGGATGGAAAATATCAGAAGAAAATTTTATGAAATCCTTAGGTTTTATAAACCTTTTAAAATTACGTGCTAGTTATGCCATTACAGGTAACGAGCGTATAGGAGATTTTGAAAGTATAGCCTTATATAATCCAGGGTTTTTCTATAATTCAGTTAACGGATTTGCTCCTGTACAATTGGGCAATGGAGATTTAGGATGGGAAGAAACAGCACAACAAAACTATGGTATAGATTTATCTTTATTTAAAAGAAGATTAAATGTGTCCGTAGACCGTTATGTTAAAACCACAGACGATTTATTATATAATGTACCTATTCCACAAGAAACAGGTTTTTCAAATATAAGAGCTAACATTGGATCTGTAGAAAATAGAGGTTGGGAAGTTAGTATTGCAGCAAAACCAATTAGAAATGAGCGTTTTACTTGGACAACTAGTTTTAATTTCTCATATAATGAAAACGAAGTATTAGAATTAGCTGATGAAGACGGATTTGAAACAGGCGGATACCTAATAGAAGAAGGTGAATCATTAGGAAATATGTATGGTTATAAAAATCTAGGTGTATTTCAGTACGACGAGTCTAATGCATTTACACCAGATGGTATACGTTTAACTCCAAATTTTGATGCTAACCAGAATTTTGTCAATTACACCTTAAATGGTCAAGCTTATAACGGAGATATTGAAAGACTAAAATTTGCTAATAAAGTTTTAAGAGGTGGAGATATTATCTTTCAAGACCAAAATGGAGATTTTAATATAGATGCAGCAAATGATAGAACAATAATAGGAAATGGACTGTCTGATTTTGCAGGTGGTTTTTCTAATAGGTTCGATTATAATGGATTCTTCTTTTCTTTCTTGTTTAACTACAATTTTGGGAACGATATTTATAGAGATTACGACCACATAAGAGATAAAGCTAGTAATGCAGTATATGCGCCTTCTCCAGATAGAATTGATGGTGCGTGGGTTAATCCTGGCGATATCACAAAATATCCAAGTTTAGAAGTTAGTCGTGCTAATAACCGTAGTGGATACGAATCTAATTATGTGAGTAGCGCAGATTTTATCTCGCTTAGAAATATCCAACTAGGGTATAGCTTTAATCCAGATACCTTAAATAAATTAGGATTTATTAATAGACTGTCCTTAAATGCTAGTATTAATAATGTATTTATGTTTACTAATTATGAAGGTTATAATCCAGAATTAGGTAATAGAGGTAATGCGTTAGAACCGGGTTGGGATAGTTTACGTTACCCAAATCAAACAGAGATAGTGATTGGCTTAAACGTAGAATTTTAG
- a CDS encoding hybrid sensor histidine kinase/response regulator transcription factor: protein MREISFLVVFLFSCYVFGQKEIYKFNSISSSQGLSHNSVMAITQDQLGQIWVGTRDGLNKFDGTNFTVFRHNNNNNSHLNSISSNDIISLNVDRKGFVWIGTAMGLNKYNPQSNNFKNYFENGSETSITNNIIKSICEFSSEEIWFGTASGISIYNRDTDSFKSFLIGTNVFSIKKLTNNKLAVGTNKGLLIIKIEADKSYVTQTVNVTSSYIIQDMVKSSDNTLLLATREHHIMEYNYESDALKPYFDKEKIVGINKNVRQLLFDDKGKLWMGTYNGLQIASTNKKITTLYSNINDYESISDNFIKSLFKDKNGSIWIGSYLGGINIWDDSNINFVKITQKPGNTGLSFKSVSSISSYKNHIYFGTEGGGVTVLDTITRSYKYINTNTSPELSSDNIKALLRDKEDYLWIGTFNHGVAVYNVEEQKFNPNILPEDVVDFLKDVGVSSITQHNNTILIGTLGKGVLKYNVKNKTSEIITDKSKRNKLIHNIIKAVKVDTKNNLWIGTYNGLNKIDSESQTSNFLYNVNTNVGYGVTCIYEDFKGNIWVGTEVEGLFKLENNTFRRISLNIDSDTPLIGVRSIVEDDHGDFWLSTPNQGIIRFNPENEKIIYNYTQKEGLLNNQFNNNASFTYPNGTMFFGGAGGVVLFNPKKLIKNTFSPQVILTDFKIKNKSIKIDDDNSVLSKTISYTEELELSYEQGNFNISFSIPNYLNSGSNHYLYRLKGLEDEWVETSQNTAFYTIQDPGNYVFEVKGVNSDGIINKKPTTLNIKVNPAPWRTWWAFMFYGVVIFSILYYLLNIIKSKQRLGNQLVLEKIQADQIKKNNKSKLEFFTNISHEFRTPLTLILGPLSQILDNYKGSSEMYKKLKVIESNANHLLQLINRLMDFRKLESDLIKLETAEGNIVKFLKEIFLSFSEYAKDGNYQYEFHTPSDQILVYYDRYKLERVFYNLISNAFRYTPKNGKIVIRIVQKSNVLIIQVEDSGVGIAEEYKDKIFERFFELNVNRKPDNNYNKGTGIGLSIVKNIVDLHKGKIYVKDNLDGKGTIFSVELQQGRAHLEDADIIKDFKFSDDLEQYVTQLTDSEAVLDEDVFEKLNEENRPTILLVEDNKPLRKFMRSLLKQDFKILEAENGKIAYKIALREDLNLIVSDVVMPEMTGTELCSKIKSDIRTSHIPLILLTSRSSLIYKIEGLESGADDYISKPFDVKEFKLRIKNLLNSINRLKEKMNANEGLKPEDLVLSSIDEDLYKKALHIMDKNIANEQFDIPQFCEELGVSRTVLFKKIKAWTDYTPNDFIQHIRLKKAANLLEHDQYSISQISYMVGFKNPKYFSKVFKNKFGKTPTAYIKTFNHS, encoded by the coding sequence TCATGTTACGTCTTTGGACAAAAAGAAATTTATAAATTCAATAGTATTTCTTCTTCTCAAGGGTTGTCTCATAATTCTGTTATGGCCATAACTCAAGATCAATTAGGTCAAATATGGGTGGGTACTAGAGATGGATTAAATAAATTTGATGGAACAAACTTTACTGTTTTTAGACATAATAATAATAATAATAGTCATCTTAATTCTATAAGTAGTAACGATATTATTAGCTTAAATGTAGACCGAAAAGGTTTTGTTTGGATTGGAACCGCAATGGGTTTGAACAAATATAATCCTCAATCTAATAACTTCAAAAACTATTTTGAAAATGGTTCTGAAACCTCGATTACAAATAATATAATTAAATCTATTTGTGAATTCTCTTCAGAAGAAATTTGGTTTGGAACAGCTTCCGGAATCTCTATATATAACAGAGATACAGATAGCTTTAAATCCTTTTTAATAGGCACAAATGTGTTTTCTATTAAAAAACTTACAAATAATAAATTAGCTGTTGGTACAAATAAAGGCTTGTTAATTATAAAAATTGAGGCAGATAAAAGTTATGTCACTCAAACGGTTAATGTTACCAGTAGTTATATAATTCAAGACATGGTTAAAAGTAGTGATAATACACTTCTATTAGCAACTAGAGAACATCACATCATGGAATATAATTATGAGAGTGATGCTTTAAAACCATACTTCGATAAAGAAAAAATAGTAGGTATTAACAAAAATGTAAGGCAATTACTTTTTGATGATAAAGGAAAGCTTTGGATGGGGACCTATAACGGACTTCAAATAGCTAGTACTAATAAAAAAATAACTACGTTGTATAGCAATATTAATGATTATGAATCTATTAGCGATAATTTTATAAAATCACTTTTTAAAGATAAAAATGGGTCTATTTGGATTGGCTCTTATTTAGGCGGTATTAATATTTGGGATGACTCTAACATTAATTTTGTAAAAATTACTCAAAAGCCTGGAAATACGGGGTTAAGCTTTAAGTCAGTAAGTTCTATATCATCTTATAAAAATCACATCTATTTTGGAACAGAAGGAGGAGGAGTTACTGTATTAGATACTATTACAAGAAGTTATAAGTATATTAATACTAATACGAGTCCCGAACTTAGTAGTGATAATATTAAAGCCTTACTCCGAGATAAAGAAGATTATCTTTGGATAGGAACATTTAATCATGGTGTGGCAGTCTACAATGTAGAAGAGCAAAAATTTAACCCTAATATATTACCCGAAGATGTTGTAGATTTTCTTAAAGATGTAGGAGTAAGTAGTATAACTCAACATAACAATACTATTTTAATAGGTACTCTAGGTAAAGGTGTTCTTAAATACAATGTTAAAAATAAAACTTCTGAAATTATTACTGATAAATCTAAGCGTAATAAGCTAATTCACAACATTATTAAAGCTGTAAAAGTAGATACTAAAAACAATCTATGGATAGGGACATATAATGGTTTAAATAAGATAGATTCCGAAAGCCAAACAAGCAATTTTCTTTACAATGTTAATACTAATGTTGGTTATGGTGTTACATGTATTTATGAAGACTTTAAAGGGAATATTTGGGTAGGAACGGAAGTAGAAGGATTGTTTAAATTGGAAAACAATACATTTAGACGTATTAGTTTAAATATTGATAGTGACACTCCTCTAATTGGAGTTAGAAGTATAGTTGAAGATGATCATGGAGATTTTTGGTTGTCAACCCCTAATCAGGGAATTATACGCTTCAACCCAGAGAACGAAAAAATTATATATAATTACACTCAAAAAGAAGGATTATTAAATAATCAGTTTAATAATAATGCAAGTTTTACGTACCCCAACGGAACTATGTTTTTTGGAGGTGCGGGTGGAGTTGTTCTTTTTAATCCAAAGAAATTAATTAAAAATACTTTTTCTCCGCAAGTAATATTAACAGACTTTAAAATTAAAAATAAGTCTATAAAGATTGATGATGATAATTCGGTTTTATCTAAAACCATTTCTTATACAGAGGAATTAGAACTTTCTTACGAGCAGGGAAATTTTAATATTTCATTTTCTATTCCAAACTACTTAAATTCTGGTAGTAATCATTATTTATATCGATTAAAAGGTCTGGAGGATGAATGGGTTGAAACCTCGCAAAACACGGCTTTTTATACCATTCAAGATCCAGGGAATTATGTTTTCGAAGTGAAAGGCGTCAATAGCGATGGCATAATAAATAAAAAACCAACAACTTTAAACATTAAAGTAAATCCTGCACCCTGGCGTACTTGGTGGGCCTTTATGTTTTATGGTGTGGTAATTTTTTCAATTTTATATTACCTGTTAAATATTATAAAATCTAAACAAAGACTAGGTAATCAGTTGGTTTTAGAGAAAATACAAGCCGATCAAATCAAAAAAAATAATAAATCAAAACTTGAGTTTTTTACAAACATCTCTCATGAATTTAGGACGCCTCTAACTCTAATTCTAGGGCCTTTGAGTCAAATTTTAGATAATTATAAAGGGAGTAGTGAAATGTATAAAAAACTAAAAGTTATAGAAAGTAACGCTAACCATTTATTACAGCTTATTAACAGGTTAATGGATTTTAGAAAGTTAGAAAGTGACTTGATAAAATTAGAAACTGCGGAAGGAAACATCGTCAAGTTTCTTAAAGAAATTTTTCTGTCTTTTTCAGAATATGCAAAAGATGGTAATTATCAGTACGAATTTCATACACCCTCCGACCAAATTTTGGTGTATTACGATAGATATAAGTTGGAGCGGGTGTTTTATAACTTAATTTCTAATGCCTTTAGGTATACCCCAAAAAATGGAAAAATAGTAATAAGGATTGTGCAAAAGTCTAATGTATTAATAATTCAAGTAGAAGATTCGGGCGTGGGGATTGCCGAGGAATATAAAGACAAAATTTTTGAACGGTTCTTTGAGCTAAATGTTAATAGAAAACCCGATAACAATTATAATAAAGGAACAGGAATAGGATTATCTATTGTTAAAAATATTGTAGACCTTCATAAAGGAAAAATATATGTAAAAGACAATCTAGACGGAAAAGGAACTATATTTTCAGTAGAATTACAACAAGGAAGGGCACATCTAGAGGATGCCGATATAATTAAAGATTTTAAGTTTAGCGACGATCTTGAACAATATGTTACACAATTAACAGATTCAGAAGCAGTTTTAGATGAAGATGTTTTTGAAAAATTGAACGAAGAGAACCGGCCTACTATTTTATTAGTGGAAGACAATAAGCCGTTACGTAAGTTTATGCGAAGTTTGTTAAAACAAGATTTTAAAATTTTGGAGGCCGAAAACGGAAAAATTGCCTATAAAATAGCTTTAAGAGAAGATCTTAATTTAATTGTTAGCGACGTGGTTATGCCCGAAATGACAGGTACAGAGTTGTGCTCTAAAATTAAATCTGATATTAGAACAAGTCATATTCCGCTTATTTTGTTAACCTCACGTTCTTCATTAATTTATAAAATTGAAGGCTTGGAAAGCGGCGCAGATGATTATATAAGTAAACCTTTTGACGTTAAGGAATTTAAATTGCGTATTAAAAATCTATTAAACTCAATAAACCGTTTAAAGGAAAAAATGAATGCAAATGAAGGCTTAAAACCTGAAGATTTGGTTTTGTCGTCCATAGATGAAGACTTGTATAAAAAAGCACTACATATTATGGATAAAAATATCGCTAACGAACAATTCGATATACCACAATTTTGCGAGGAATTAGGTGTAAGTAGAACGGTATTATTTAAAAAAATAAAAGCTTGGACAGATTATACTCCAAACGATTTTATTCAGCATATCAGATTAAAAAAAGCTGCCAATTTATTAGAACACGACCAATATAGTATATCTCAAATTAGCTATATGGTAGGATTTAAAAATCCTAAATATTTTAGTAAAGTGTTTAAAAATAAATTTGGTAAAACACCTACAGCATATATTAAGACATTTAATCATTCTTAA